A region of Dermabacter vaginalis DNA encodes the following proteins:
- a CDS encoding Trp biosynthesis-associated membrane protein produces MARQTSASTGFRTPLLLVLVVAGGVAAMLTQPTWVKGEAVGLAGNIAELSIAGAKASPLSLACALVALAAAGALSLSRRGLALACAFVSLLAGIGIAVSGVLVLLDPARAASSAALEATGNVNAPVDVSASWPVVATIVCGVLVTIAGGLLVARTRVAGGGGATRTRYTRHAPTDEAGSAKLSERTDAEAWDMLSLGEDPSDARFER; encoded by the coding sequence ATGGCAAGGCAAACGTCGGCATCAACCGGTTTCCGCACCCCGCTCCTGCTCGTGCTTGTTGTGGCCGGGGGAGTGGCCGCTATGCTCACGCAACCGACGTGGGTCAAGGGAGAAGCCGTGGGGCTCGCGGGCAACATTGCCGAACTCAGTATCGCGGGCGCGAAGGCGTCACCGCTCTCGCTTGCGTGCGCGCTCGTGGCTCTTGCAGCCGCGGGCGCCCTCAGCCTCTCTCGGCGCGGCTTGGCTCTCGCGTGCGCATTCGTGTCTTTGCTTGCGGGGATCGGCATTGCAGTGAGCGGCGTACTGGTGTTGCTTGACCCGGCTCGTGCTGCCTCAAGTGCCGCACTCGAGGCCACGGGAAATGTGAATGCGCCCGTCGACGTATCGGCGTCATGGCCCGTAGTGGCAACGATCGTGTGCGGGGTGCTCGTGACGATTGCGGGCGGACTACTCGTGGCGCGCACGCGCGTGGCGGGTGGTGGCGGGGCAACCCGGACCCGCTATACCCGACACGCACCGACTGATGAGGCAGGAAGTGCGAAGCTGAGTGAGCGCACGGACGCAGAGGCCTGGGACATGCTAAGCCTTGGTGAGGATCCGAGCGATGCGCGTTTTGAGAGGTGA
- a CDS encoding anthranilate synthase component I yields MSRRVIYPEKVRGLEGAKLGEVWPDRETFLELARSQRIVPVVIRLLADQDTPISLYRKLTAPSGPAGSFLLESAGQGEDSRWSIIGVKARASLTEKDGEARWYGDVPASVPTSGNPLEALRATATAFKSARFDHLPPFTGGLVGFVSYDVVRRIEKLPHQPIDEIGTPELCMLLAEDVAVFDHTDSTVLLVVNALNLNGHQSGAEEAYDAALVRIEAMREALRARIETTPVVYSSVESPLSTARTSQTEFEKSVETAIENIIDGEIFQVVPSQRHTQVTNADPLEVYRVLRRLNPSPYMFLVRAHDGDGKPIDIVGASPETLVTVRDRQASTHPIAGSRPRGVDAEDDERLKNELLADPKDRSEHLMLVDLGRNDLHKVCQAGSVIVRDFMSVVKYSHVMHMISSVTGTLKDGMTAFDALTAAFPAGTLTGAPKPRAMQIIDELEPVSRGIYGGTVGYLDFAGDLDMAIAIRTTVMKDGRAHVQAGGGVVADSSPTMEHRESLSKAAAAERAVASAETLRSQ; encoded by the coding sequence ATGTCCAGGCGCGTTATTTACCCCGAAAAGGTGCGCGGCCTCGAGGGGGCAAAGCTCGGCGAAGTATGGCCGGATCGCGAGACCTTTCTCGAGCTCGCTCGCTCGCAGCGCATCGTTCCCGTCGTGATTCGGCTCCTCGCCGATCAAGACACGCCGATTTCCCTCTACCGGAAGCTCACGGCTCCCTCGGGCCCAGCGGGCAGTTTCTTGCTCGAATCTGCCGGCCAGGGCGAGGACTCGCGTTGGTCGATCATCGGAGTCAAGGCTCGTGCTTCCCTCACCGAAAAGGACGGCGAAGCACGTTGGTACGGGGACGTCCCCGCGAGTGTTCCCACCTCGGGCAATCCCCTTGAGGCGCTCAGGGCCACGGCAACGGCGTTTAAATCCGCGCGCTTCGACCACCTACCGCCGTTCACCGGCGGACTCGTGGGTTTTGTGAGCTACGACGTGGTGCGCAGGATCGAAAAGCTCCCGCATCAGCCCATTGACGAGATTGGCACGCCAGAACTATGCATGCTCCTCGCTGAGGACGTTGCCGTCTTTGACCACACCGATAGCACGGTCCTTCTCGTCGTGAACGCTCTCAACCTCAACGGCCACCAAAGCGGTGCGGAGGAGGCCTACGACGCGGCACTCGTACGGATCGAGGCGATGCGAGAAGCGCTTCGGGCGAGGATCGAGACGACCCCCGTCGTCTACTCGAGCGTGGAGTCGCCGTTGAGTACGGCGCGGACAAGCCAAACAGAATTCGAAAAATCGGTCGAAACTGCGATCGAGAACATTATCGATGGCGAAATTTTTCAAGTCGTCCCCTCGCAGCGTCACACGCAGGTCACGAACGCCGACCCCCTCGAGGTGTATCGCGTTCTTCGCAGGCTCAATCCCTCGCCGTATATGTTCCTCGTGCGAGCGCATGACGGCGATGGGAAGCCGATCGACATTGTGGGGGCGAGCCCGGAGACTCTCGTCACGGTGCGAGACCGTCAGGCGAGCACGCACCCGATCGCGGGCTCACGCCCGCGCGGAGTGGATGCCGAGGATGATGAGCGCCTCAAGAATGAGCTGCTGGCCGATCCCAAAGATCGCTCTGAACACCTCATGCTCGTGGATCTCGGCCGAAACGACCTGCACAAGGTGTGCCAAGCGGGAAGCGTGATTGTGCGCGACTTCATGAGCGTCGTGAAGTACTCGCACGTCATGCACATGATTTCGTCGGTGACGGGCACGCTCAAGGACGGCATGACCGCCTTCGATGCGCTCACCGCGGCCTTCCCCGCGGGCACACTCACGGGGGCGCCGAAACCGCGGGCGATGCAGATTATTGACGAACTCGAACCCGTCTCACGAGGGATCTACGGCGGCACCGTAGGCTACCTCGACTTCGCGGGTGATCTTGACATGGCCATCGCCATTCGCACGACAGTGATGAAGGACGGCCGCGCACATGTTCAAGCTGGCGGCGGCGTTGTCGCGGATTCATCCCCCACGATGGAGCACCGGGAGTCGCTTTCCAAAGCGGCGGCCGCCGAACGGGCCGTGGCGAGTGCCGAAACTCTCAGGAGTCAGTGA
- a CDS encoding HGxxPAAW family protein: MPKTYLVPPAPPQNEGKTVAAWTFSALVLLGAILFALGMVTGQSVLLLVGIGAVVLAIVVGFILRTAGFGQKVKR, translated from the coding sequence ATGCCGAAGACCTATCTCGTTCCCCCCGCCCCGCCGCAGAATGAAGGCAAAACCGTTGCCGCATGGACCTTCTCGGCTCTCGTGCTGCTCGGCGCGATCCTCTTCGCGCTTGGCATGGTCACCGGCCAGAGCGTTCTTCTTCTCGTCGGAATTGGGGCCGTGGTGCTCGCCATCGTGGTCGGGTTCATTCTCCGCACCGCGGGATTTGGTCAAAAGGTCAAGCGCTAA
- the trpC gene encoding indole-3-glycerol phosphate synthase TrpC has translation MGSSTRGGCHVSILDEIITGVREDLERRKSDVCPADIEHRAREAAPAIDVVERLRSHATLGLFAEVKRSSPSKGALADIPHPALLADAYESGGATAISVLTEERRFAGSLADLDAVRSCVEIPVLRKDFMVEDYQIFEARAHGADIVLLIVAALSDLQLQHLYALARSLDMRVLVEAHTAEEVDRALASKAELIGVNARNLKTLEVDLDYACSLLGEIPEERLAVGESAVATLADVEAYARAGADAVLVGEALVRHAEPTKAARDFRSVKRQGRARI, from the coding sequence ATGGGTTCGAGCACTCGAGGAGGGTGCCACGTGAGCATTCTGGACGAGATCATCACGGGGGTGCGTGAGGATCTTGAGCGGCGTAAGTCCGACGTCTGCCCAGCCGATATTGAGCACCGTGCGCGCGAGGCGGCTCCCGCGATCGACGTGGTCGAACGTCTACGCTCGCATGCGACACTTGGGCTTTTCGCCGAAGTGAAGCGCTCGTCCCCGTCAAAAGGTGCGCTCGCCGACATTCCTCACCCCGCACTGCTCGCCGATGCTTATGAAAGCGGTGGGGCGACGGCGATTAGTGTTCTCACGGAGGAGCGCCGGTTTGCCGGATCCCTCGCCGACCTTGACGCAGTGCGCTCATGCGTGGAGATTCCCGTGCTGCGCAAGGACTTCATGGTCGAGGATTACCAGATCTTCGAGGCACGTGCCCACGGGGCCGACATCGTGTTGCTGATTGTCGCGGCCCTGAGCGACCTCCAGCTTCAGCATCTTTACGCCCTTGCACGCTCCCTCGACATGCGTGTGCTCGTCGAAGCACATACGGCGGAGGAAGTCGACCGGGCGCTCGCAAGCAAGGCCGAACTTATCGGGGTGAACGCTCGCAACCTTAAGACTCTTGAGGTTGATCTGGACTACGCGTGCTCTCTGCTGGGCGAGATCCCCGAGGAGCGCCTCGCCGTGGGAGAATCGGCGGTCGCAACGCTCGCAGACGTGGAAGCCTATGCCCGCGCGGGCGCAGACGCGGTCCTCGTGGGAGAAGCGCTCGTGCGCCACGCAGAGCCCACCAAAGCCGCGCGCGACTTTCGTAGTGTCAAGCGACAAGGACGCGCACGGATTTGA